TGGCAAGAAAAAGATTTCTGCCATTTTTGTTAATATCAATAAAATATATTTCATTACTGGCTGCTTCAGCTTTTCATTGTCATCAATTTTGACATTCATTGCCGTCAACTTTAGCTGACGGGACGAGGTATTCAGAATTCTATTGGGCTTTAGCCCAAATTGGGGGCACCATTAAAGGGATCAGGGGGGCAAAAAAAAAGCCCGTTTTCACGAGCTATTTCTGGAGGTCACTGGCGGATTCGAACCGCCGTACGCGGTTTTGCAGACCGCTGCCTAACCACTCGGCCAAGAGACCAAATTTGTGCTTGCAAAGGTAATAATGTTTTTTTAATTTTCTAATTTTTAGCGCAACGAGTTAAGCAGATACTTACTTTTTCCATTTTTCCCCCAATGGGAGGGTTGATTTTCGATACTTTCACACTACATTTTTCAATGGCAGGAAATTTATCATAAAGGGCATTTATGATCCTGTTGGCCACATTCTCAAGGAGTTTGGATTTGACCGCCATTTCGGATTTCACTATTTCATATACTTTTTGATAGTTAAGGGCATCTTCTATATTATCTGTTTTTGCAGCTGTGCTCATATCGGTTTCAAGGGTCACATTGACCATAAAATGATTGCCTACAATGCGCTCTTCTTTAAAACACCCGTGAAAAGCGTAAAACTCCATTCCTTCAAGTTGAATTAATCCCATCTCTTTTTTATTTGTTGCTGCAAATTTACTTAAACTTTAATTTATAATTTCATACTCCGGATAATCCTAAAAGCAGGAAGTAAAAATAGAATTATACGATTTTTTTACATGAGGGTATGATTTTTTTGATATTGTACTGGGAAAAACAAATTTTATCAAACAAATGATAAAAATTAAAGGGGATTATTTAATGAATCAATCTTTATATTTTTACCGTATAATATGTGATAAAAATTCTATTTTTGCAATATGTAATTGGAATTAAACAGGAATTTAAAAATTGAGTATTATGGAAGGTAGCGATTTTAACAGACCCCATAAATTGGAGGAGGAAGATAAGTCACTCAACTTTATTGAAAGCATCATTGAAGAGGATATAAAAAACAATAAAAACGGGGGTACTGTTCATACTCGTTTCCCGCCGGAACCGAATGGCTATCTTCATATAGGGCATGCTAAATCCATTTGCCTGAATTTCGGTTTAGCCAAGAAATACGGGGGCAAATGCAATCTTCGTTTTGATGATACCAATCCGGTGAAGGAAGATGTGGAATATGTCGAATCCATCAAGGAAGACATACACTGGCTGGGATTCGACTGGGAAGACAGGGAATATTATGCCTCCGATTATTTTGATCAGTTGTACGAATATGCTATTCAGCTTATTAAAGCAGGGAAAGCCTATGTCTGCGATTTGAATACTGAAGAAATCAGTACCTATCGGGGTATTGTAACCGAACCCGGCAAAGACAGCCCGTACAGGAACCGTCCGGTTGAAGAAAACCTGGATCTGTTTGAACGTATGCGTGCAGGCGAGTTTCCTGAGGGAGCCAAGACTTTGAGGGCAAAAATCGACATGTCATCGCCCAACATGCACATGCGTGATCCCATCATGTACCGTATCATTCATACCGAACATCATCGAACAGGCAATAAGTGGTGCATCTATCCCATGTATGATTTTGCGCACGGGGAAAGCGATTCCATTGAGCATATTACTCATTCTATATGTACCTTGGAATTTGAAATACA
The genomic region above belongs to Bacteroidota bacterium and contains:
- the folB gene encoding dihydroneopterin aldolase → MGLIQLEGMEFYAFHGCFKEERIVGNHFMVNVTLETDMSTAAKTDNIEDALNYQKVYEIVKSEMAVKSKLLENVANRIINALYDKFPAIEKCSVKVSKINPPIGGKMEKVSICLTRCAKN